In one Rutidosis leptorrhynchoides isolate AG116_Rl617_1_P2 chromosome 8, CSIRO_AGI_Rlap_v1, whole genome shotgun sequence genomic region, the following are encoded:
- the LOC139863999 gene encoding cyanidin 3-O-galactoside 2''-O-xylosyltransferase FGGT1-like, producing the protein MDGKKCHIAMFPWFALGHLTPYIHLANMLAKKGHKVSFLVPKHTQSKLKPFNLHQNLISFIPVTVPHVDGLPLRAETTSDVPSSLHPLIMTAMDETEKDVECILQHLMVDVVFFDLAHWIPGVCRRIRAKSVNYCVITPVTVGYVFSPARQIHWEKGISESELMRPPIGFPLPSIKFHAHEVREFTERSNMKFGGNMAFLERGYIGLIEADALAFNASRELEGPFSDYLQSQFNKPVFLSGPMVNDPPNSTLSENLSNWLDSFDTNSVIYCAFGSECALTKDQIQELLLGFELSKMPFLAVLKSPTNVKSVNDAIPEGLLERVEGRGLVCGEWVQQNLILKHKSIGCFVTHCGWASLSEALVNECQLVLLPNGGDQIIHARIMSEVYKVGIEVHKGEEDGVFTSNDVFDAVKKVMDENCEVGKLVKQNHVKIRAFLLNNDVKCSYIDSFSQEIQHFVDS; encoded by the exons ATGGATGGGAAAAAATGCCATATAGCCATGTTCCCATGGTTTGCACTAGGTCACCTTACACCTTACATACACCTAGCTAACATGTTAGCTAAAAAAGGCCATAAGGTCTCTTTCTTAGTCCCTAAACACACACAATCTAAACTTAAGCCATTTAATCTTCACCAAAACCTTATTTCATTTATCCCTGTCACGGTCCCACACGTCGATGGTCTCCCTCTCAGGGCAGAGACCACTTCTGATGTTCCCTCATCGTTACACCCTCTCATCATGACCGCCATGGATGAAACCGAAAAGGATGTTGAATGTATCCTACAACATCTTATGGTGGACGTTGTTTTCTTTGATTTGGCCCATTGGATTCCAGGAGTTTGTCGTCGAATTAGGGCCAAGTCAGTTAATTATTGCGTTATTACTCCAGTGACTGTTGGTTATGTATTCTCTCCAGCACGACAAATTCATTGGGAAAAG GGAATAAGTGAGTCCGAACTCATGCGTCCCCCAATTGGTTTCCCGTTACCATCAATCAAGTTTCACGCCCATGAAGTGCGCGAATTCACAGAAAGATCAAACATGAAATTTGGTGGCAATATGGCTTTTCTAGAGCGCGGATACATCGGATTGATTGAGGCTGATGCCTTAGCTTTTAATGCATCTAGAGAACTTGAAGGACCTTTTAGTGACTACCTACAATCCCAATTCAATAAGCCAGTTTTTCTAAGTGGTCCTATGGTAAATGATCCACCAAATTCCACATTATCTGAAAATCTATCAAATTGGCTCGATAGTTTTGACACGAATTCAGTAATCTATTGTGCATTTGGAAGTGAGTGTGCTCTAACCAAGGATCAAATCCAAGAACTTTTGCTAGGATTCGAACTCTCGAAAATGCCTTTTTTGGCCGTGTTAAAGTCACCAACAAATGTTAAGTCAGTTAATGATGCAATCCCTGAAGGATTGCTTGAACGAGTTGAAGGAAGAGGGTTAGTTTGTGGTGAATGGGTTCAACAAAACTTAATCTTGAAACATAAGTCGATTGGTTGTTTTGTTACGCATTGTGGATGGGCTTCGTTAAGTGAGGCATTAGTTAACGAATGTCAGTTAGTTTTGCTACCGAATGGAGGTGATCAAATAATACATGCTAGAATAATGAGTGAAGTTTATAAGGTTGGAATTGAAGTACATAAAGGAGAAGAAGATGGAGTGTTTACAAGCAATGATGTCTTTGATGCAGTGAAAAAGGTGATGGATGAAAATTGTGAAGTTGGGAAACTAGTTAAACAAAACCATGTGAAAATAAGAGCGTTTTTATTGAATAACGATGTGAAATGTTCATACATTGATAGTTTTAGTCAAGAGATTCAACATTTTGTTGACTCATAA